The following are from one region of the Vicinamibacterales bacterium genome:
- a CDS encoding sensor domain-containing diguanylate cyclase, whose product MTTPSQGPFIDVATAVTQAASLNDAARRAARALATALSTAIAILSHGDDGWRFEADGAPPHGRTRAHTADVPMPLSPPSSGTTPGWTGVLVGRVSDRDWMLMLPGDMDAWSEAAGLEQFVTDLRDNLERVAIREESAYARRLQRRLYGLTRRLTSTHTNGRVSDLVLRAMCAQTRARVGALAKWMPAENALAITGTVGYPVASVEHLRLRPGQGILGEVFVTRRPMFVTRQTTEGTRRLRYATDSFMVLPVLVGSRCAAVIALTDRADGRPFDARDFESARLIAAQAAAGFLRERINEDMSELARIATVDPLTGLFNRRYSEDRLTAELQRALRQERPLALMMIDIDDFKRINDTLGHLEGDRALRDVADLLRTSVRIFDVCARFGGEEFVIIMPGASADVATQVAERIRVKVEQAMVSMGSSLTISVGIGTLGTAGSAQDLLASADRALMAAKSSGKNAVWLEDSSGSPRRMA is encoded by the coding sequence GTGACCACACCATCGCAAGGCCCATTCATCGACGTAGCGACGGCGGTCACGCAGGCCGCATCGCTCAACGATGCCGCTCGACGTGCCGCCCGCGCCCTGGCGACGGCGCTCTCGACCGCAATCGCGATCCTGTCGCACGGCGACGACGGCTGGCGTTTCGAAGCGGATGGAGCGCCGCCGCACGGGCGCACACGCGCGCACACGGCGGATGTCCCGATGCCGCTCTCGCCGCCCTCGAGCGGCACCACGCCGGGCTGGACGGGCGTGCTCGTCGGCCGGGTGTCGGATCGCGACTGGATGCTGATGCTGCCGGGTGACATGGACGCCTGGAGCGAAGCGGCAGGGCTCGAGCAATTCGTGACCGATCTGCGCGACAACCTCGAGCGGGTGGCGATCCGCGAAGAGAGCGCCTACGCGCGCCGCCTGCAGCGGCGCCTCTATGGTCTGACGCGCCGCCTGACCTCCACGCACACCAACGGTCGCGTGAGCGATCTCGTCCTGCGAGCCATGTGCGCCCAGACGCGCGCCCGGGTCGGGGCGCTGGCGAAATGGATGCCGGCGGAGAACGCGCTGGCAATCACCGGAACCGTCGGCTATCCGGTGGCATCCGTCGAGCACCTCCGGCTGCGTCCAGGGCAGGGCATTCTCGGCGAGGTGTTCGTCACCCGCCGGCCGATGTTCGTGACCCGCCAGACAACCGAAGGCACGCGCCGCCTGCGCTACGCCACCGACTCGTTCATGGTCCTGCCGGTCCTCGTCGGATCACGCTGCGCCGCGGTGATCGCCCTGACGGACCGCGCCGATGGCCGCCCGTTCGACGCTCGCGATTTCGAGTCGGCACGGCTCATCGCGGCGCAGGCGGCCGCCGGCTTTCTGCGCGAGCGGATCAACGAAGACATGTCGGAACTGGCGCGGATCGCCACGGTCGATCCGCTCACCGGCCTCTTCAACCGCCGCTACAGCGAGGACCGTCTCACCGCCGAGCTGCAGCGCGCGCTCCGCCAGGAACGGCCGCTCGCGCTGATGATGATCGACATCGACGATTTCAAGCGCATCAACGACACGCTCGGTCACCTCGAAGGCGATCGCGCACTGCGCGACGTCGCCGATCTGCTGCGCACCAGCGTCCGGATCTTCGACGTCTGCGCGCGTTTCGGCGGCGAGGAGTTCGTGATCATCATGCCGGGCGCCTCGGCCGACGTCGCGACCCAGGTCGCCGAGCGCATCCGGGTGAAGGTGGAACAGGCGATGGTGTCGATGGGGTCGAGCCTGACGATTAGCGTCGGCATCGGCACGCTCGGGACGGCCGGCAGCGCTCAGGACCTGCTCGCGTCCGCGGATCGGGCCCTCATGGCCGCCAAGTCATCGGGGAAGAACGCGGTGTGGCTCGAGGATTCGTCCGGATCGCCACGCCGAATGGCGTGA
- the yvcK gene encoding uridine diphosphate-N-acetylglucosamine-binding protein YvcK encodes MALGGGTGLPAVLRGLVQSANPSIDLDALTAVVTVTDDGGSSGRLRELFGVLPPGDIRNCLVALASHDGAVAQFLQHRIADDAGGHAGHPIGNLLLTALTQVTGDFAKAIDQVGSLVGARGRVIPTTLENVRLRARMESGKVVFGETAIVQDPLRIAQLSLSPSPRPLPDVICALANADAIVVGPGSLYTSVLPNLLVEGVAATIYGSSAVRIYVANLMTQPGETDGYSIDDHLRAIHAHTGYHLFDYILVHNGSLEPETLQRYAQEGSIPVSRPGRLHCVGSAQVLECDLAARDNEGKIRHNGRALARIIASLARTHQALPLD; translated from the coding sequence GTGGCCCTCGGGGGAGGCACCGGGCTGCCCGCGGTGTTGCGAGGTCTCGTCCAGAGTGCGAACCCGTCGATTGATCTCGACGCGCTCACCGCGGTCGTCACCGTCACGGATGACGGCGGCAGCTCGGGTCGGCTGCGTGAGCTGTTTGGCGTCCTGCCACCGGGCGACATCCGCAACTGCCTCGTCGCCCTCGCCAGCCACGACGGCGCGGTCGCGCAGTTCCTTCAGCATCGCATCGCGGATGACGCCGGCGGCCACGCGGGGCATCCGATCGGGAACCTGCTGCTGACGGCCTTGACGCAGGTCACCGGCGACTTCGCCAAGGCGATCGATCAGGTCGGGAGTCTGGTCGGGGCGCGCGGGCGGGTCATCCCGACGACCCTTGAAAACGTGCGCCTGCGTGCGCGCATGGAATCGGGCAAGGTCGTGTTCGGGGAAACGGCCATCGTCCAGGATCCGCTTCGCATCGCCCAGTTGTCGCTCTCGCCGAGTCCGCGGCCGCTCCCGGACGTCATCTGCGCCCTCGCCAACGCCGACGCCATCGTCGTTGGGCCCGGCAGCCTCTATACGAGCGTGCTGCCGAATCTCCTGGTGGAGGGAGTGGCGGCGACCATCTACGGTTCGTCGGCTGTTCGTATCTACGTGGCCAACCTGATGACGCAGCCGGGCGAAACGGACGGCTACTCGATCGACGACCATCTGCGCGCGATCCACGCACACACCGGCTACCATCTGTTCGACTACATCCTGGTGCACAACGGATCGCTCGAGCCGGAGACGCTGCAGCGTTACGCGCAAGAGGGATCGATCCCGGTGTCACGTCCCGGCCGCCTTCACTGCGTCGGCAGCGCGCAGGTGCTGGAGTGCGACCTCGCTGCCCGCGACAACGAAGGCAAAATCCGCCACAACGGCCGTGCGCTCGCCCGCATCATCGCCAGTCTTGCCCGCACGCACCAGGCTTTGCCGCTAGACTAA